Genomic DNA from Drosophila sechellia strain sech25 unplaced genomic scaffold, ASM438219v1 U_206, whole genome shotgun sequence:
GAAAATAAAGTAGGGCCCTCCTCTGCGATTCTCAATCGCCGCACTTAATTGTCTGAATTTCCAATATTTACTATGAAGTGTAGATCCTATTTAAAAGAAATGTTTTTGTCTAAACGCCATTAGAAATGCCATGAAGGCTATTTCGTCCGCTGCGGTTCTAGATACCCCCACTTAAGTGGTGTAAATGCCTTAAATTACAAATAGGTGTTGATCTGATTCCCGGACACAGaaattactttattttatcGTGAACAAATATGCCATGAAAGAGAATTTATAATGCCATTATTTTGTTGACCACATGTGTGACCATAAATATGAATAAGCGGCCGCTGTGCCAAGATGGAGTTGCAACCGGAAAAGATTTATGCCGACAAACAATTTGTTCGGGCAGGCGCTCGCCATTATTTCAGTTGAGTGGAGGGGTTAACTGATGTGGGTGGTGGATAACGATGGAGATGAGGACAAGGCTTTCGGGCTTTGGGTTTTTGGGGGTGGGCCAGTGCACTTACACGCTTAATTAAATGCCACGGCACGACGCCAGAAAGCAGGCAACGGCAACCTGCCATGCAACTCCAAAAActtgccagcagcaacaattgcagctgcaacagcagcaacaattgcaCATTGTCAGCAACATCAGCGATAAGGGCGGAAAATGTTGGGCATTCTGCCAGCAAATGGGTGGTTCGGTGGTTGTAAGTGGttcgatgatgatgatggtgttTCCGTGGTTGGGACCACTCGCTGGTTCGTTTTTATATGCGATTGTAATACAATTTCAATTACAAGTGTAAACATAAGTATATTGCCGGCGTGGGCGTGTTGTGTTCCCAGTACGCGCACACAACTATACATGAGTATATCTATATAAACTTCGAGTgcaatgaatttaatttgaacAAGGCCTAAGCCAAAAGGAAACGACGGTATACGAGTATCTTCTGGGtatccacccacccactctTTCTCGTGTCCACAAAATGGGTTGCCAACGAAATTGCGAATTGCAATTTGAAATCGAGAAAGTGAGTCTGAAAATCCCCGTCTGCCGCCGGCCATGCAATATGCATGGCCATTGAATATTCAATGGCATAGCATCTGGAAATTGATTCGAGCCGATAAGTAATTAAAGACCAGGCCACTGGAGAGCTTAAAGATCGAAGGCATTGAATAATGGAGTCGCGGCTTTCAGTTAAAAAGAAAGtcaaatgtaaattaaatggCTGTAGGCTAGGCAATGGCAAAGTAATTAATTACTCTTGGCCTTATTTTAGGTAATCAAAAATGTGGAGGGCCTTCCTCCGCGCTTCTCAAACTCCACACTTAAGGGACGCACATTGCATTAGGTTAATTGGTGTTTAATTAAATGGGGACTTTTTCTACGCGCCTCTAATGCCGCACTAAAGGTGATATATTCGTCATTTTTCTAAAGCCGATAATAGAGGTACCTTTAATCCCttcaaatgtaaatgttttgaatattacttgtaaataataatagatACGTCTTGCGCACCTCGCTTTTAATCCTATGCTTTAATTATGCCTATTTTTTTCTTGATTCGCAGGTCTTTGCCCAAATTGAGCAGTCAAGACGAAGAAGGGGGGGCTGGTCATGGCTTTGGTGGCGGACCGCAACACTTTGAACCCATTCCTCACGATCATGATTTCTGCGAAAGAGTCGTTATAAATGTGAGTAAGCCAAGCGAATACTGGATACTCATAACCTAACCCACTTCTATTGCTACTCTGCTCCAGGTAAGCGGATTAAGGTTTGAGACACAACTACGTACGTTAAATCAATTCCCGGACACGCTGCTTGGGGATCCAGCTCGGAGATTACGGTACTTTGACCCGCTTagaaatgaatatttttttgacCGTAGTCGACCGAGCTTCGATGCGATTTTATACTATTATCAGAGTGGTAAGCATTGGAAGTGGTGCCTTCAAATAGTACCCCCTGCCCGAAAATCTAATGTAACTTTTGTGCAACCCATGGCTAATGTTTCTCTATTTCTCTCTCTATAAATCCTCGTCGTCGCCGAACAACAAACAATGAATACTTGACTTTATTCATACACCGCCACCAACTCACTACCCCACAAACAAATACACACCCATCACGTTCATCCACAGGTGGCCGACTACGGAGACCGGTCAATGTCCCTTTAGACGTATTTagtgaagaaataaaattttatgaatTAGGTGATCAAGCAATTAATAAATTCAGGTAAGCCCACGTGTTGCCCACTAGAAATTCCACCATTCCCCTAccaataaaagcaaaaaaacaaaatcccaaccaaaaataaactaacaAAATATGAACAAAAAACTAAAGCAAATCAAATATAAACAGGACAACAATTTGGTTCGGTTTATTTCTATATTGGTAGCAAGGCAAATTTTTTATCGAATCAGTGTAATGAGGCATGCAACACGGCAAACAGACCGACACACGCACATTAAACGTAGACAATAGAATAGAATTAGACTTGGCTTAAATACAAACATACCAATATATACCTACATACAAATTGCCTTGGCTGGAAGTGCGGTTTAAAGGGAAAGCCTTTGTACAACACAAATTTGTCAATACAATAATTTGTCAATAAATCGAAGTATTCTAATCGAATATCTTTGGCTTAGGAGTCATCAAATAGTATAATTATATGACCATACATGCAATAGTAAAATTATGTATAATTTAATAAGTAGCTTGTTGGCCGCTTTCCCTGAGAACTTAAGCATCTCCACCGATGGCGAGCTGgaagcaaattgtataaaGCAAAAAGACCCAGATCTAGATGGACTGGACTCTGGACCGAGCTCGATTGCGAAAGTGAATGTTAATCCCTTGACCACCAGCCTAAAATTTTGTTGATACGGCACGGGGGGCAGTGTGGCCGGACCCGTGAAGCGGAAATGGAAAACGGAATGTCAAGCGAGGATAGGACGATCAAGGATCCAGCAGGAAGAAGCCTACTTAATCTATTTCAATTCTTTGCTTATTGCCAATGCCATAAATGAGTCAACGCTTTTATTACGGCtttatttcttaatttttacTCAAGCTTAGCTTTCGATTTAAGCATTTTGCCTGCTTCCGATTAGAGTTGCGAACCAATAAACAAATTCTGTGCCTAAAAGATAACAAAAATACTCAACGAACGCCACACTCAAACACACAACCTAACCTCACTCTCACATCATAACTAATACGGTTAAGTGGCTCGTTTGGTACTAACAATAAAccgtatatatattttctactTGCAGAGAGGATGAAGGCTTTATTAAAGAGGAAGAAAGACCATTACCGGATAATGAGAAGCAGAGAAAAGTCTGGCTGCTCTTCGAGTATCCAGAAAGTTCGCAAGCCGCCAGAGTTGTAGCCATAATTAGTGTATTTGTTATATTGCTATCAATTGTTATATTTTGTCTAGAAACATTACCCGAATTTAAGCATTACAAGGTGCGTACGAATCAAGCCAAACCTCAGGACCTCCAAGGGATACAAATCCATATCTTTCTCTCCTTCTTTTTCTTGTGTTTCTGTGTGGCATACTTTCAGGTGTTCaatacaacaacaaatggCACAAAAATCGAGGAAGACGAGGTGCCTGACATCACAGATCCTTTCTTCCTTATAGAAACGTTATGTATTATTTGGTTTACATTTGAACTAACTGTCAGGTAGGCAGCTCTCTTCCATGAAAAGTCTATTTATGCATACACCTAGTTATAAGCTAAGCGAACGAAAGAGAAATATTAGTTTGAACTTGAACTCGAATACAATATCTCTCTATCCATCCTCCTTGAAAAAAGCTATGTTTCCAATTGAGTACAAACATTGATTGATTTTCCGTTATCTCCTGTTTTGTctataatttgtttatattttacatacaaatattatacttatATTTCTCTGTCTgttgctttgcttttgtttgaCACTCATGGTTTAATTCAACTGTTTCAATCTGAAATCTTCTTTATCTCTTACAAatctccctctctctttctctctcttgCTCTCGGTTTCTCTATCGCGCTGTCTGTGTGAATCTTTAAACCAAACCAATCGCTGGTCGTTGTATCGATTTTGTGTGTGTTCAGGTTCCTCGCATGTCcgaacaaattaaatttctgcAGGGATGTCATGAATGTTATCGACATAATCGCCATCATTCCGTACTTTATAACACTAGCGACTGTCGTTGCCGAAGAGGAGGATACGTTAAATCTTCCAAAAGCGCCAGTCAGTCCACAGGTATGA
This window encodes:
- the LOC116802684 gene encoding potassium voltage-gated channel protein Shaker-like; the encoded protein is MPIFFLIRRSLPKLSSQDEEGGAGHGFGGGPQHFEPIPHDHDFCERVVINVSGLRFETQLRTLNQFPDTLLGDPARRLRYFDPLRNEYFFDRSRPSFDAILYYYQSGGRLRRPVNVPLDVFSEEIKFYELGDQAINKFREDEGFIKEEERPLPDNEKQRKVWLLFEYPESSQAARVVAIISVFVILLSIVIFCLETLPEFKHYKVFNTTTNGTKIEEDEVPDITDPFFLIETLCIIWFTFELTVRFLACPNKLNFCRDVMNVIDIIAIIPYFITLATVVAEEEDTLNLPKAPVSPQDKSSNQAMSLAILRVIRLVRVFRIFKLSRHSKGLQILGRTLKASMRELGLLIFFLFIGVVLFSSAVYFAEAGSENSFFKSIPDAFWWAVVTMTTVGYGDMTPVGVWGKIVGSLCAIAGVLTIALPVPVIVSNFNYFYHRETDQEEMQSQNFNHVTSCPYLPGTLGQHLKKSSLSESSSDIMDLDDGIDATTPGLTDHTGRHMVPFLRTQQSFEKQQLQLQLQLQQQSQSPHGQQMTQQQQLGQNGLRSTNSLQLRHNNAMAVSIETDV